The Cellulophaga lytica DSM 7489 nucleotide sequence ATAAAAAACCAAATAAGCAAAGGAAAGCCTTTACAACTTGGTTATGACAAATGGACAAATAACGCTTACGGGAACAAAGATTTTATGGTAAATAGCATAAATTACCTGTTAGATGATAGCGGACTTATAAACATCCGAACAAAAAAAGTTGCAATTCCGTTCTTAGATAAAGAAAAAATTGTAGCTCAAAAAACCAAGTGGCAACTTATAAACATAGCATTACCAGTGGTTTTAACGCTACTATTTGGTTTAATATTTAATTATTATAGAAAACATAAATACGGTAAATAAGTGTTAATAAGTTTGTTTTCGTTAAAAGGACAATTAAAATATCTTTGTTTCAAGGATTTTTTAAACTTTTTGAAAAATACTTAAAGGCATTTGAGAGCCTAACCATAAATGAAGAAAATTATATAGCTGATGAAATTTATAGTATCTAGTACTTATTTGTTAAAGCAATTACAAGTTTTAGGCGGTGTTATTAATAACAGTAACACATTGCCAATTTTAGATAATTTTTTGTTTGAATTAAAGCAAAACAGTCTTACTGTTTCTGCCTCAGATTTAGAAACCACAATGAGTTCTGTTTTAGAGGTAGATTCTGATAATGAAGGTACAATTGCTTTGCCAGCAAAATTATTATTAGAAACACTAAAAACTTTTCCAGAGCAACCATTAACTTTTGTTGTAGAGGAAAACAACACAGTTGAAATTAGTAGTAACCACGGTAAATATGCTTTAGCATACGTAGATGGTGCAGAATTTCCTAACGCTGTAGAATTATCTAACCCAAGTACTACAACTATTTTAGGTGATATTTTAGCAACTGCAATTAACAAAACAATTTTTGCTGCTGGTAATGATGACCTAAGACCAGTTATGAGTGGTGTATTTTTTCAGTTTTCTCCAGAAAATTTAACGTTTGTAGCTACAGATGCTCACAAACTTGTAAAATACCAACGTACAGATGTTACTGCATCTCAGGTAGCAGAATTTATTATGCCTAAAAAACCTTTAACTTTATTAAAAGGGATATTAGGTGGTAGTGAAAATGATGTAACCATAGAATACAATGAAAGTAATGCTAAATTTACTTTTGACAATACAGAACTAATTTGTAGACTAATAGATGGTAAATACCCTAACTATGAAGCGGTTATACCAAAAGAGAATCCAAATGTATTAAGTATTTCTAGAACTCAGCTTTTAAGTTCTGTTAGACGTGTATCTATTTTCTCTAACAAAACTACTCACCAAATACGTTTAAAAGTAGCTGGTGCAGAGTTAAATATATCTGCTGAAGATATAGACTACAGCAATAAAGCAGAAGAACGCTTAACTTGTTCTTACCAAGGAGATGATATGCAAATAGGATTTAACTCTAGATTTTTAGTAGAAATGCTAGGTAATTTAAGTTCTGATGATGTTTCTTTAGAAATGAGTTTACCAAACAGAGCAGGTATTTTAACACCTATAGATGGTGTAGATGAAGGCGAGCACGTAACTATGCTTGTAATGCCAGTTATGCTTAACAACGCATAAATTAAAATACCCAACATAAAAAACCAAAAAAGAGGACATAATGTCCTCTTTTTTTATTCTTAATTGTATTACTAATATCTTATTACTTGCGTTCTAATTTATTAAGCTTTACATTTTCTTTTACCAATTTAAGCTTTTGCTTTGCTATAGAAGATTTTAGTTTTTCTATAGCTACAGGAGATAATTTGCCTGCCGCAGTATCCTGAGATAATTTATTCTCTAATTTTGTAATTTTTCTTTCTACTTTAGATACATTTCTCTTTTGCTTGGCAATTGCGCTTTTTAGTTTTGCTTCTTTTTTGGCCTCTTTTTCTTTCTTTTTAACCTCTTTGGCTTCTTTTTTAGCTTTCTTTTCTGCAGCCTTTTGCTCTTTTTCTAATTTTTTAGCTTCTTTTTCTGCTAATTTAGCTGCCTCTTCAGTCTTGGCTTTTGCTTCCTCTTCTGCTTTTAATACTTCTTCTGTAGTTTTAGTGTTTTCTACTTTTTCTACGCTTTCTGTTTTTTGCTCTTGTGCTGTTAAACTTGTTGCACTAAGTGCTAATAGCATTACTGCTAATACAATCTTCTTCATAATTTTAATTATAGTTAATGTGTGTGTGGTGCAAAATTAGACTATAATTTTGATATAAAATCAAAAAAAAATCTGTCTCTAAATAAATTTTAGAAACAGATTTTGTAAAATACTTATTATTAGTGCATTAAGATATAAATGAGATTGTCATAAATTTGCTTGGCGACTCTCCGTTTGCAGCTCTTACAGCATTTACTATTGGCATTACAAAACCTATAATACCAACAAATAAAAAGCCTAATAAGCCCAAACCAAACAATAAAATTCCAGGAACACTAATTATGATATAAAGCAGTAAGCTTAACTGAAAATTTACTATTGATTTTCCGTGCTCGTTCATACCTTCTACGCTATCTTTAGTAGTTAACCAAAGTACTAAAGGCACTATAAAGCCTCCTACACCTGTACAATAATGTAGTAATTGTGTTAAATGTGTAACTGCTAATAATCCGTTATCAGACCTTGATGTTGCTTTTTGTTGATTGATGATTTCCATTTTTTGATTGATTTTGATGTTATTACTATATCAGTAGTTATATTTTATAAAATGTTACACTAAAAAGCATAAAATTTTCTTTTAAATCTAAAAAGTCATCAACATAAAAACTAAAAAAACGCTCGTATATAATACAATACGAGCGTTTTATATATTTATATTACCAACTAGAGTTAGTGTTTTGGTTTAGCTCTATTCATTTCTAACATATCTACATTTGTAGCCTCTACACCTAAAAAGTGTTTGCTAAAATAATCTGCTTTTAACCAAAAGAAATACTCCGTCATACTACCAAAACCGTGTCTTTGGCCAGGCATTATCATAAAATCGAATCTCTTATTTGCTTTAATTAGTGCGTTTGCCATTCTAATTGTAGCACCAGGATGCACATTGTTATCTACATCACCAGTTACCAGCATTAATTTACCTTTTAAGTTAGCTGCTAGAGTCTGGTTTTTATCAATATCGTATTTATATGTAATAACACCATTAGCATCTTTCACCTCTTCTACTCCGTGGTGCGTTTCACTCCACCAACTATTGTACATAGAGTTATCATGATTACCTGCAGAAGATACTGCTACTTTAAAAAAGTCTGGGTATACTAGCATTGCTGCGGTAGACATAAATCCACCTCCAGAGTGGCCAAAAATTCCTACTTTAGAAATATCTATAAAGTTATGCTTATCTGCTAATTGCTCTGCAACGTATTTTTTATCTGCTAAACCATAATCTCTTAAATTTCCATAACCGTAGTTGTGGTACCATTTAGATCTATTTGGGTGTCCGCCTCTGTTACCTAAAGTAACTACTACAAAACCAACTTGCGCTAACCTGTCTAACCTATTCATAGAAACAGAAAAAGATTTATTTACAGCCTCTGTTTGTGGTCCTGGGTATACATATTCTATAAGCGGGTAACTCTTAGTTTCATCAAAATCAAAAGGCTTATACATTACTCCGTAAAGATCTGTAATACCATCGTCTGCCTTTACTTTAAACGGTTCTGGAAATTTGTAACCTGTTGACATAAGTGCAGATAAATCTGCCTCTTCTAACTTTAATACTACATTACCATTACTAGATCTTAGTTCAGATTTTGGAACTGTATTTACCCTAGAGTAATTGTTTACAAAAAACCTATTAGAGTCTGCCATACTAGTACTAGTATTATAGTCTCCTTTATTTAAGTTTTTTAATCCTGTACCATTTAGGTTAATTTTAAAAAGATGCTCGTAATACGGGTCTTGCTCTTTAGTAACACCATTAGCAGTAAAAAATAATGTGCGCTCTTTTTCATTAACACCCACAAAACTATTAGAGTGGTAACTACCTTTGGTAATCTGATTTTTTAAATTACCGTTTGCATCATACAAATAAAAATGTGCCCAACCGTCTCTCTCTGACCATTGAATAATTTCTTGCTCATTATTAAATAACACAATGTCCTTAGCCTCTACATAGGTATTAAGTTCCTCTTTAATAAGCGTTTTAACCTCCCCTGTGTTTATATCTGCAACATTAATATGTACTTTTTTACGATCTCTACTAGTACTACTAAAATAAATTTTACCTTTTTTAGAAAGTAATAATGAAGGTCTAAAATCATCACTAAAATTCATTTTTTTAGTAGGTGCGCTATAAATATCAATACTTTGCTGTATTGTAGTGTCTAACTTTACAGCACGCTTTTCTTTAGAAGGTATATCAAAAACCAAAATTTCTGGTTTAGAGAACTCTTTTTCTCCCGGCATATGGTATTTATAAGTTTCTAAAGTTGGTCTTTTTTTAGCAACCGAATTTATAACCCATAAATCTTTTAAATCTCTAGAATCAGATCGTTGGTACACAAACTTTTTAGAGTCGTGAGACCAATACCCTCTTATCCCCTTACGTTTGTCTTTATTCTCTTCTTTAGTCTCGTTGTTCTCTCCCCATGAGCCACCACCATAGCCATAGTTTTCTACACCATCTTTAGTCCATTGGTGTTCTACAATGGTAGAATCTTTTTCATCTTTTACAGCTTTTAAATAGTTGGCTTTATCCATCCAATATAAATTGTGCTGCTTAGAAAACAATACAATGCTACTATCTGGAGCTATATTAGCCCATCGTTTTTTGTTTTCGTCTTCTTTTTTATTATTAATAACAGTTAAACCATTACCTCCTAATTTGTATTCTAAATAATATACTTTGTTCTCTTTTTTAGGTGCTTTTTTAGCACTCTTGGCTTTAGTAGAGTCTTTAGAAATGGTATCATTCTTTTTATCGTCTTTTTTATCATCAACAACATCTACTTTTTCTTTAGATGTTACTCTAAAGCGTATGGCTGTTTCATTTTTAACAAACTTAAAATTAAAGCGTGGTAAGTGCTTAGCATCATACGGGTCTTTGGTAATTAAAGTTAACCACTGTGCCATTTTTGCATTATCAAACAGTTTTGTTTTGGTTCCACGGTCGGCATCAACCAAGTAAAAATTAGCACCTTCTGTAGTTTTGTACTGGTACCAAAAACGATTTCCTTTTTTTAACCAATTAGGTCTAACTGTGGTAGAATGTACAATTTTTTTTAAATTATCTGGGGAAAATTTTGCCGCTTGCCTGTAATTAGGTGTTGGCACATTGCTAGTTTCTTCTTGTGCAAATGTTACCGTAGTACATACGGCAAACAATAGCAACAAGGCCATTTTTTTAATCATTTTTTAGATTTTTTGAGTTTGTTAGGTTTCTGTTAGTTGTTAACAAAAATATAATTACACATCTTAACCTAGTGAGATTTAACTTTTTGTTATGATGCATAGTTGCTTTTTTATTGCGCCTTTCTCTATTTAACAAGTTACACATTACGTTCTCTTGCTATTTACAGTATTTATTTAATGAAAAATGAATACACATCAACTTTAATAATTTGTATTTTTGCATTTATGTTTTCACAAGATACTATAGTTGCATTAGCAACACCATCTGGCGCTGGTGCCATAGCAGTTATTAGGCTTTCTGGGCCAGACGCAATTACATTGGCAAATGCTAAGTTTAAATCTGTACGTAATAAAGATTTAACCAAGCAAAAAACGCATACCATACACTTAGGGCATATAGTAGATGGTACAAAGGTATATGATGAAGTTTTGGTGTCACTTTTTAAAGGTCCTAACTCATACACAGGTGAAAATGTTATTGAAATATCTTGTCACGGCTCACAATACATACAGCAGCAAATTATACAGCTGTTTTTACGCAATGGTTGCCGTATGGCAGATGCTGGTGAATTTACATTACGTGCTTTTTTAAATGGCAAGTTAGATTTGAGTCAGGCTGAAGCTGTAGCAGACTTAATAGCGTCTGACAATGAGGCTAGTCACCAAATTGCAATGCAGCAAATGCGAGGCGGATTTTCATCAGAAATTAAAAAACTACGAGAAGAACTTTTAAATTTTGCGTCTTTAATAGAGTTAGAATTAGACTTTGCGGAGGAAGATGTAGAATTTGCAGACCGCACACAGTTTATAACGCTACTGTCTAGAATACAAGAGGTTTTAAAACGATTAATAGATTCCTTTGCTGTTGGTAACGTACTAAAAAACGGAATTCCTGTAGCTATTGTTGGCGAACCAAATGTGGGTAAATCTACCTTATTAAATGCTTTTTTAAATGAAGACCGCGCAATTGTAAGTGATATTGCTGGTACCACAAGAGATACCATAGAAGATGAAATAGCTATTGGTGGTATTGGTTTTAGATTTATAGATACAGCTGGTATACGAGAAACTACAGATGTTGTAGAAAGTATTGGAATTAAAAAAACGTTTGAAAAAATAGAACAAGCCCAAGTGGTATTGTATTTAAGTCCGCTTACACCTGCAATTGAAAACTTGGAAAGTATTAAAGTAGAAATTGAGCGAATAAAAAATCAGTTTCCGTTAAAAACACTTGTTGTAATTACCAATAAAAAAGATTTATACACGCCAGAACAAATAGAAACTATAGAGGCCGAAATACCTTCTACGCTATTTATATCTGCCAAAACTGGCGATGGCGTAGAAACCTTAAAAAACAAACTTTTAGAGTTTGTAAATACAGGTGCGTTGCGTAATAATGAAACTAT carries:
- the dnaN gene encoding DNA polymerase III subunit beta, with product MKFIVSSTYLLKQLQVLGGVINNSNTLPILDNFLFELKQNSLTVSASDLETTMSSVLEVDSDNEGTIALPAKLLLETLKTFPEQPLTFVVEENNTVEISSNHGKYALAYVDGAEFPNAVELSNPSTTTILGDILATAINKTIFAAGNDDLRPVMSGVFFQFSPENLTFVATDAHKLVKYQRTDVTASQVAEFIMPKKPLTLLKGILGGSENDVTIEYNESNAKFTFDNTELICRLIDGKYPNYEAVIPKENPNVLSISRTQLLSSVRRVSIFSNKTTHQIRLKVAGAELNISAEDIDYSNKAEERLTCSYQGDDMQIGFNSRFLVEMLGNLSSDDVSLEMSLPNRAGILTPIDGVDEGEHVTMLVMPVMLNNA
- a CDS encoding DUF4870 domain-containing protein, which codes for MEIINQQKATSRSDNGLLAVTHLTQLLHYCTGVGGFIVPLVLWLTTKDSVEGMNEHGKSIVNFQLSLLLYIIISVPGILLFGLGLLGFLFVGIIGFVMPIVNAVRAANGESPSKFMTISFIS
- a CDS encoding S9 family peptidase, coding for MIKKMALLLLFAVCTTVTFAQEETSNVPTPNYRQAAKFSPDNLKKIVHSTTVRPNWLKKGNRFWYQYKTTEGANFYLVDADRGTKTKLFDNAKMAQWLTLITKDPYDAKHLPRFNFKFVKNETAIRFRVTSKEKVDVVDDKKDDKKNDTISKDSTKAKSAKKAPKKENKVYYLEYKLGGNGLTVINNKKEDENKKRWANIAPDSSIVLFSKQHNLYWMDKANYLKAVKDEKDSTIVEHQWTKDGVENYGYGGGSWGENNETKEENKDKRKGIRGYWSHDSKKFVYQRSDSRDLKDLWVINSVAKKRPTLETYKYHMPGEKEFSKPEILVFDIPSKEKRAVKLDTTIQQSIDIYSAPTKKMNFSDDFRPSLLLSKKGKIYFSSTSRDRKKVHINVADINTGEVKTLIKEELNTYVEAKDIVLFNNEQEIIQWSERDGWAHFYLYDANGNLKNQITKGSYHSNSFVGVNEKERTLFFTANGVTKEQDPYYEHLFKINLNGTGLKNLNKGDYNTSTSMADSNRFFVNNYSRVNTVPKSELRSSNGNVVLKLEEADLSALMSTGYKFPEPFKVKADDGITDLYGVMYKPFDFDETKSYPLIEYVYPGPQTEAVNKSFSVSMNRLDRLAQVGFVVVTLGNRGGHPNRSKWYHNYGYGNLRDYGLADKKYVAEQLADKHNFIDISKVGIFGHSGGGFMSTAAMLVYPDFFKVAVSSAGNHDNSMYNSWWSETHHGVEEVKDANGVITYKYDIDKNQTLAANLKGKLMLVTGDVDNNVHPGATIRMANALIKANKRFDFMIMPGQRHGFGSMTEYFFWLKADYFSKHFLGVEATNVDMLEMNRAKPKH
- the mnmE gene encoding tRNA uridine-5-carboxymethylaminomethyl(34) synthesis GTPase MnmE; the protein is MFSQDTIVALATPSGAGAIAVIRLSGPDAITLANAKFKSVRNKDLTKQKTHTIHLGHIVDGTKVYDEVLVSLFKGPNSYTGENVIEISCHGSQYIQQQIIQLFLRNGCRMADAGEFTLRAFLNGKLDLSQAEAVADLIASDNEASHQIAMQQMRGGFSSEIKKLREELLNFASLIELELDFAEEDVEFADRTQFITLLSRIQEVLKRLIDSFAVGNVLKNGIPVAIVGEPNVGKSTLLNAFLNEDRAIVSDIAGTTRDTIEDEIAIGGIGFRFIDTAGIRETTDVVESIGIKKTFEKIEQAQVVLYLSPLTPAIENLESIKVEIERIKNQFPLKTLVVITNKKDLYTPEQIETIEAEIPSTLFISAKTGDGVETLKNKLLEFVNTGALRNNETIVTNTRHFDALLKSLEGIERVQLGMDGGISGDLLAIDLKDALYHLGEITGQVSNDELLGNIFANFCIGK